The following is a genomic window from Bacteroidia bacterium.
TTTTCGTACCGGCGGAGCCGCTCGTTGCTCTGGCGAAGACAACAGACATCCTGGCTGTCGCCGCCGCAGTCGTCGGTGGTCTCGCCGGTGTCGTGGGTCTCGTTATCTCGCTGTCGAGATAAGTCCCCCGTGTCCGACGAAAAAGATCACGCATGCGTCAGACAGCCTGTCCGACAGTACCATATCCTGGGTGGCGTGGTGATGTTCGTAGCTGAAAAGGCCACCGCGAACGACTTCTCCGGATTTACATGGTGAGCATAGATTTTTTCTGTCGGCATGGCAGTATGAGAAGGGCAGCAAGCCATCTCCTGCTCAACCAGCGCACATACAGCTAACCTCACGAAGCAATTCGCACAAAGCATCTGTACTCAGTAAAGCAACATCGTATGGCAGATCAAGCAAACGTGTCTGATAATCGCCCCTTTGTCCGCTCGGTATTCATCCTTTTGCGGCACTGGCGTTTTCTCCTCGGTGTCAGTGCGGCGGCTGCCGTACTGGGCGTTGTCTTTGCCCTGTTGATGCCCAACTGGTATAAATCGACCGCGACCTTTCTTCCGCCCAATCGTGAAGCCGGGCTGCTCGAACGTATGGCTGGAGGTTTATCCAGCACGCTCAAGACCTTCGGTATCGCGGGGAGCAAGGGCAGTGACGGATACAGCTATGTGTCGATTCTTGAGAGCCGCCGCATGGCCGAAATACTGGTGAAGGAATTCGATTTGATGAAGGTGTATGAAATCGAAGACGGGTCTATGGAGAAAACCATTAAGGCGCTGTCGGAGAATTCCGCCTTTGCGTTCGACGAAGACGGCCGCGTCGTCATCGATGTGTGGGACAAAGACCCCAAGCGTGCGGCGGAGATTGCCAACGCCTATTTCAAGCATCTCAATGAAATCAGCACGGAGCTGAACGCCACGGAAGCACGGAGCAATCGTGAATTCGTGGAGCTGCAGTACCGTACCGTACAGGACAGTCTCCGTACCCTGGAAGAGCAATTTGCCGCGTTCCAGCGACGTACAAAAATTTACTCGCTGGAAGAACAAACCAAGGCCACCATCTCCGCCGCTGGCGAGCTGTATGCCACGCTCGGTCTGCAAAAGGTACGCCTGAGTATGCTCGAACGGAGCCTTGGACCGGACGACGCCGAAGTGCGCGCCTTGCGCATCGCCGTGGCCGAGCTGGAAAAACAGGTGCCGGGATTGGGCGACAATGATCTCGCCGGCTTGTTGGGTGATAAAGTTGATGATTTGCCCAACGAGGGTTTGACCTATCTCCGTCTGTACCGCGACATAGAAATTCTCAGCAAGCTGCAGGGCTTCATGCTCCCCATGTACCAACAGGCGGTGATTGACGAACAGAAACAGCTCAATGTGCTCGTGCCCCTGGATGTTGCACAACCCGCCGAACGAAAAGACAGACCGAAGCGCTCTGTGATCGTTCTTGCCGCAGGCTTCAGCGTCTTCGTGTTGGCAATAATGTTTCTTCTCATTCGCGAGCGTTTTCGCTGGTATGCAGTTGTACATCCCGACGAGTGGGCAAGTGTACGGCGCACCCTGAAGCGCAAGAGCTAGCAGCATTCGGCAGGTGGTTTACAGTGCCGCTCCCGGATCCGGATCTGTGCAACGCTCAGCGGGCGATACTTCCCGGAATCTCACACACTCCAATGAAAGTGCGTTTTTGAGAACATCCGGCCACGGCTGGCAATCCCCTATACTGACGATCCCGCTGCCCCCGGAACCCCATCCGTTCATGTAGAACAAGCACGGCTGAAGAATGCTACGCCTGGAACAGGCACTCACCCAATCCGATGTACCCGTATCCCGCCGAGGGACACTGGTGTTCGTTGTCGCGACGTTGGGTGTAATGGCTTTGGCGTTCATGCTGCGGCTGGAATACCCATTGTTCCTCGCAGTGTGCGGACTGTTCGGCGCTTTCCTTGTCTGGCAGCATCCGGTGGTTTGGATTACTGTGTCGATACTTCTATTCCTGCCCGTGTTCTGGAATATTCAGGAAGGTCTGACTCCGGGGGAAATTCTGCACACCATGGTGTACTACGGGGGATTGCTCTGGTGGTTTTTCCATCGCCTGATTGTCGCACGTGAACGCATACGCTGGTCGGCGGGCGGTATACTGCTCGCGCTCTTACTGCTGCAGATGCTGTTGCTTGGTCCGGTCTCCATCGGCATCAACGCGGATCCCTATGTCTGGCTGCGCGAGATAGTCATTCTTTCAACTCCGCTGCTCCTCATCCCGATTTCCCATGAATGCACGACGCGCCCGCGGCAGTACTCCATCGGCGCGGCAACGGTGCTCGTGCTTACCGCACTGTCGTTGAAAAACATCTATCAGTACAAGCAAAAGGTGGTAGAGGCGGTCTGGGTCTGGCAGGTAGGCGCCAGCAGAGCATCGGAGTCGTTTTTTCTGATCTTTGCACTGGCTGTCATCGGACTCGCCGTTCTTCTCTCGATGCGCCGGCCTCTGTCGACGCTCATTTCGGCGGCTGTCGTCACCGCCGGAGTCGCTGCAACTGTTCTTTCGTTTTACCGGACCATCTGGGTAGCCGCCCTCGTGGGCTACGTGCTGATGGGTCTCATGCTCGGTGGACTTTTCTGGAAACGCGCACTGGGTTACCTCGCCATCGTGATAGTGGTTGCCGGAATCAGCTACCCGCTTTTCCTTGCCGATGTGGTTCCGCTCGATGTGATGTGGACCTCGGTCAGCAGTCGCTTCACATCCATCGGCAAGTATCGACAGGATCTTTCCGTCACAAACCGCGATGCCGAGGCCCAGACGATTCTTGACGATGTCGAAGGTCACTGGCTTCTCGGGAAGGGCATTGCCGTCACAACACCCTTCAGAAAACTGACCTCAAAGACCACAATTTACCCAACCTGGACGCACAATGGGTATGCGTGGGTACTGAAGCACTATGGAGTGATAGGTACGCTGCTGTTATTCTCTGCATGGTTGTATTATGCATTCATCGGCTTACAAATTGCACGCCGGTTTGGGAAGACACGAAACCGAAGCGACGAGGATGTGGTGCGGGTGCGTCTGCTGGCCGCAGCAGGTTCGGCGGTCATTTTGAGCACCTTCCTGGTGTCCATCACCATCAATCAGTTTTTGAGCCACGAATCCGGTTTTATTTTTGCCGTGGTATTCGGACTCTTCGAAGTCTGGTATAGGGAAGAAAAAAGCGTGACCGCCGGCGGACAGATATGAAAGAAGAACAGAGCAGCGGGGGCGTACTCTCTCAAGGTGTTGTGTCGCTGCTTGCGTATGGCGTGAATTTCCTGGCGAGTTTTGTCGCCATCATCGGCATGATACGCATCATGGGCAAGGAGCCGTACGGCGTCTTCGCTCTCGCCTTGCAGATTTCTGCGTTCACCTCCATGCTGGCGGACTTCGGAATCGGTCCTGTGATCATGCGCCGTCTTGCCATTATGCCACAGCGCGCGGCCACCATCGTGCTGGAAGCCTCTATGCTCCGTCTGCTGCTCATGCTCCCCGCATGGTTGCTGACACTCGGGATCGGATGGTTACTGGAGCCGGGATGGACCTTCTTTCTCATGCTGAATCTGATGCTTTGTAATATGATCGTCTCTTCGAAGCTGCCCGTGCTCCGCGGAACGATCGAAGCGCTGTACCGCTCTCAATCGCGCATGGGTATCCCGACCATTGCCATGGCTGTGGATTCGATCGTACTTCTCGGGATGGTTGTACTCGCACCGGCGTTGTTTCGCGACCCGGTGCAGGCCATGCTTTTGTACACGATAAGCAACGTGGTCGGAGCGGTCGCACTTGCTGCGGGCGGTTGGTCTCTGACAAAACGCATCAGTACGGAGGCCGCACGAATCAGTTGGTCAGGCATGAAGGAACTTCTCTGGAGCGCGTCTCCCCTGGCCTTGTTCCTCATGCTGAACGCGCTGCACGTCAGTATCGACACAGTCTATCTCAAAATTTTCCATGGAAACGGAGAAGTCGGTGTATTCAATGCCGCGCTCCGGTTTATGGCGCCGCTGGCGGTGTTCCCGACGATTATCGCCATTTCGGCTTCTCCCTACTTCGCGCGCGCGAGTGCCGCGGCAGGATCGGGTCAGGAAGACGCCGTGACGAGGTTGTTTGCCCAATCCGTCAAAACGCTTCTTATCGGATCAGTACTCCTTGCGGGACTTGGCGCAACCAACGCCCGCGAACTGATCGGCGCGCCCCTCAAGTACGCGTTCGAGGATGCGGTGCTACCGCTGATACTCCTGTTCATCGTGTTCTTGCCGATGTCGATGAACATGTTCCTCGTTGAAGTGAACAATGCGCGTGGTAATATCGTGACCAACAGCAAGGCGGCCGCGATTCTCGCAGTGGTAAGTGTGATAGCTGGCATTCCTCTTGTCTTCTATTACGCTTCCATCGGCGCCGCATTGAGCAAACTTCTTGCCACCTCGCTCTGTCTGATTTTTCTGTTAGCCAGGTCACGCGCAGGGATACACCTCGCGATGACTCCGCTGGTGCGGAAAAGTGCCATCCTGCTCGCACTTCTGGTGTCTTTTCGTCTCTTGCTCGATGACTTTGGCCTCATTATTTCGAACGGCCTCGCTGTTGCTGTCGTCATTTCCGGAATGTTTACGCAACAAATATTCAGCCCCGAGGAACTGCGGCAATGGAAGGAGCAAATATCGTCGATGTTCGGGAGACGACGTTGACAGGACTCGACCTGGTTACCGCCGGAATACTCAGTTATAACCGCGTAACGGATTTACGACGGACCCTTACCGCAGTACTCTCCATCGAGAACCTCGCGGTACTTGTGCTCGACAATGGTTCAAGCGATGGCTCGCGCGAGCTGCTGGAGGAGGCGGTGACGCGCTATCCAACACGACTCACCGTACAGCTGAGAAACGAGAACATCGGCATAGCCGCGCGTAACGAGATGTTTGCGCATGTTACAACCCCATTTCTTCTCTCGTTGGACGATGACAGTTGGCCGCGCTCCGCCGAGGATGTGCATGCGATGCTCCGTCTCATGCAGAGTGACGACACAATCGCGGCGGTCTGCGCGTCCTGTGTCCATCCTGACACGGGCGTTGCGGAAACGGCAGGTATCGAGCGCTTTGCCGGAGGCGGCTCTGCGGACACGGGCTATGACGTGGTGAATATTGCCGCGGGAGGGACCATGCTGCGCATGGCAGCTGTGCGTGAAACCGACGGTTATGGCGCTGATTTTTTCTGGGGTCGGGAAGAGAACGACCTCGCCTTTCAACTTCTCAGCAAGGGTTGGCGCGTCGTGTACTATCCTTCCGCCCTCGTCTGGCATGCCATGTCCCCCGTGGGTCGCGACGTGTACGGACGGCTGCGCATGGTAACGCGCAACTCTCTGTGGCTCCTCTGGAAGTACTTTCCTCTCACCGTATCCCTGCCTTTGGCGCTGCTGTTCGCGCTTCGCCGTCTTCTTCCTGTCGTAAAGGACTTCCGCCGACTGCGGCCCGTCCTCGACGGCTTGCGTGAGGGATTCGGCGGGATGGGCCGGATGCGCGCATATGCCATGGTGTTTGATACCGCTATGACGTTGCGCCTTCGCCATTGGTTTCTGAAATTGCTGTATGAGTAGTCCGCTCCGCATACTGCAAATAGCACCGCGACTGCCCTGGCCGCTGAGCATTGGGGGCAACATCGGCATTTTCAATATCACGCGTGCCCTC
Proteins encoded in this region:
- a CDS encoding Wzz/FepE/Etk N-terminal domain-containing protein codes for the protein MADQANVSDNRPFVRSVFILLRHWRFLLGVSAAAAVLGVVFALLMPNWYKSTATFLPPNREAGLLERMAGGLSSTLKTFGIAGSKGSDGYSYVSILESRRMAEILVKEFDLMKVYEIEDGSMEKTIKALSENSAFAFDEDGRVVIDVWDKDPKRAAEIANAYFKHLNEISTELNATEARSNREFVELQYRTVQDSLRTLEEQFAAFQRRTKIYSLEEQTKATISAAGELYATLGLQKVRLSMLERSLGPDDAEVRALRIAVAELEKQVPGLGDNDLAGLLGDKVDDLPNEGLTYLRLYRDIEILSKLQGFMLPMYQQAVIDEQKQLNVLVPLDVAQPAERKDRPKRSVIVLAAGFSVFVLAIMFLLIRERFRWYAVVHPDEWASVRRTLKRKS
- a CDS encoding oligosaccharide flippase family protein; translation: MKEEQSSGGVLSQGVVSLLAYGVNFLASFVAIIGMIRIMGKEPYGVFALALQISAFTSMLADFGIGPVIMRRLAIMPQRAATIVLEASMLRLLLMLPAWLLTLGIGWLLEPGWTFFLMLNLMLCNMIVSSKLPVLRGTIEALYRSQSRMGIPTIAMAVDSIVLLGMVVLAPALFRDPVQAMLLYTISNVVGAVALAAGGWSLTKRISTEAARISWSGMKELLWSASPLALFLMLNALHVSIDTVYLKIFHGNGEVGVFNAALRFMAPLAVFPTIIAISASPYFARASAAAGSGQEDAVTRLFAQSVKTLLIGSVLLAGLGATNARELIGAPLKYAFEDAVLPLILLFIVFLPMSMNMFLVEVNNARGNIVTNSKAAAILAVVSVIAGIPLVFYYASIGAALSKLLATSLCLIFLLARSRAGIHLAMTPLVRKSAILLALLVSFRLLLDDFGLIISNGLAVAVVISGMFTQQIFSPEELRQWKEQISSMFGRRR
- a CDS encoding glycosyltransferase, with translation MEGANIVDVRETTLTGLDLVTAGILSYNRVTDLRRTLTAVLSIENLAVLVLDNGSSDGSRELLEEAVTRYPTRLTVQLRNENIGIAARNEMFAHVTTPFLLSLDDDSWPRSAEDVHAMLRLMQSDDTIAAVCASCVHPDTGVAETAGIERFAGGGSADTGYDVVNIAAGGTMLRMAAVRETDGYGADFFWGREENDLAFQLLSKGWRVVYYPSALVWHAMSPVGRDVYGRLRMVTRNSLWLLWKYFPLTVSLPLALLFALRRLLPVVKDFRRLRPVLDGLREGFGGMGRMRAYAMVFDTAMTLRLRHWFLKLLYE